One genomic segment of Virgibacillus doumboii includes these proteins:
- a CDS encoding tetratricopeptide repeat protein, with amino-acid sequence MILGERLRFFRKSQQTTQEEVAEGICSVSYYSKIENGQTTPSNEIIQLLCNRLGIKDSYHDQIFLQRLKGNALNFYRLIRNQEIKKGKQVYRQIVDEFCDSLDPDISLITGLVQLRMALFDSDNKQAAHYYDKVVKLNEYLDRELSFLYCRVCGLYHYLYGDLGESLKLYKNVEQIGNYEFIEEVYYQMALIYSRQNKLSFSSFYLEKALEIFVIKMDYKQCTNCNIILGVNYRKMQESEKAIECYNNILVQNPDNKELVARTHHNLGLVYSKLKQSEIAIQHLLKSLSIKESLKGVSPANTMYLIGKEFFIMDKITKALEWLEKGLKSIQEFENKDVFIKLRVLEQLINDQIVESYMNDVAIPFFKSKGELETVSEFTYLLAGHHERNEEYKKAYFLLKNHKEGGVTL; translated from the coding sequence ATGATTCTGGGTGAGAGGTTACGTTTTTTTCGAAAAAGCCAACAAACTACGCAAGAAGAAGTTGCGGAAGGTATTTGTTCCGTATCGTATTACAGTAAAATAGAAAATGGGCAAACAACCCCTAGTAATGAAATCATACAATTGTTATGCAATAGATTAGGTATTAAAGATTCTTATCATGATCAAATATTTCTTCAAAGATTAAAAGGAAATGCCCTGAATTTTTATAGGTTGATACGAAATCAGGAAATTAAAAAAGGAAAACAAGTTTATCGACAAATAGTTGATGAATTCTGTGATTCACTTGATCCAGATATTAGTTTAATCACCGGGTTAGTCCAACTGAGAATGGCGTTGTTTGATTCTGACAATAAACAGGCAGCTCATTATTATGATAAAGTTGTAAAATTAAATGAATACCTGGATAGAGAATTGTCCTTTCTTTATTGTAGGGTTTGTGGTCTATATCATTACTTATATGGTGATTTAGGGGAATCATTAAAACTTTATAAGAATGTTGAACAGATTGGAAACTATGAGTTTATTGAAGAAGTTTATTATCAAATGGCATTAATCTATAGTCGCCAAAATAAATTATCTTTTTCCTCATTTTATTTGGAGAAAGCACTAGAAATATTTGTTATTAAAATGGATTATAAACAATGTACTAATTGTAATATTATATTGGGTGTTAACTATCGAAAGATGCAAGAATCCGAAAAAGCGATAGAGTGCTATAATAATATTTTGGTTCAAAATCCAGATAATAAGGAATTGGTAGCTCGAACCCACCATAACCTTGGACTAGTATATTCGAAATTAAAACAAAGCGAAATTGCAATTCAACATTTGCTTAAAAGTCTGTCTATAAAAGAATCCTTAAAAGGTGTATCGCCAGCAAACACAATGTATTTAATTGGCAAAGAGTTCTTTATAATGGATAAAATAACAAAAGCTTTAGAATGGTTAGAGAAAGGCCTTAAAAGTATTCAAGAGTTTGAAAATAAGGATGTATTCATTAAATTAAGGGTTCTTGAACAGCTAATCAACGATCAAATTGTTGAATCCTATATGAATGATGTGGCTATCCCTTTTTTTAAAAGTAAGGGTGAATTGGAAACCGTTTCAGAGTTCACATACCTACTTGCTGGTCATCATGAGAGAAATGAAGAATATAAGAAAGCCTATTTTTTATTGAAAAACCATAAAGAAGGAGGTGTAACGTTGTGA
- the tnpC gene encoding IS66 family transposase, which produces MENTAHTSNESIEYFKARTEKLEMENEALEAELKWYQEQFRLSQQRRFGSSSEKTDSNQLSLFNEAETTADSTVEEPTVETITYKRKKQRGQREQKLENLPTETIEYCLSDEEQFCSCCGGALHDMSKEVRKELKVIPAQVKVVEHVRHVYSCRHCERYEIETPIVTAKMPEPVFPGSLASPSAMAYTMTQKYVEGMPLYRQEKHLERFGISIPRQTLANWIAYGANAWLELIYKEMHARLLELDMAHADETTLQVLSEPERPATSKSYMWLYRSGHTDVPIVLYDYQQPRAGKHPRRFLEGFKGYLHVDGYPGYNGLTNVTLVGCWAHARRKFTEALQALPESAATTSVKAKEGLAFCNQLYEIERKLKDVSPKERYKQRLERSQPVMEAFLAWLQEQTPRVLPKSALGKAIKYCRKQWEHLEAFLEDGRLEIDNNRAERSIKPFVLGRKNWLFSNTAKGARSSAIIYSIVETAKENGLNPFNYLSYLFEELPNMDTTDKEQLAQYLPWSAALPQECRVPNKSK; this is translated from the coding sequence ATGGAAAATACAGCGCATACATCAAACGAATCAATTGAATATTTTAAAGCGCGTACGGAAAAGCTTGAGATGGAAAATGAAGCGTTGGAGGCGGAATTAAAATGGTACCAAGAACAATTTCGTTTGAGCCAACAACGCAGATTCGGATCTTCCAGTGAGAAGACCGACTCGAACCAGCTTTCGCTTTTCAATGAAGCAGAGACCACAGCTGATTCAACAGTTGAAGAACCAACTGTTGAGACGATTACATATAAACGCAAGAAACAGCGTGGACAGCGCGAACAAAAGCTTGAAAACCTGCCTACGGAAACGATTGAATATTGTTTATCCGATGAGGAACAGTTCTGTTCGTGTTGCGGCGGTGCATTGCACGATATGAGCAAAGAAGTGCGCAAAGAATTAAAGGTTATTCCTGCACAAGTGAAAGTTGTGGAGCACGTGCGCCACGTGTACAGCTGTCGCCACTGTGAACGCTATGAAATTGAAACACCAATTGTGACAGCGAAAATGCCAGAGCCTGTTTTTCCCGGTAGTTTGGCCTCCCCGTCCGCAATGGCTTATACCATGACGCAAAAATATGTGGAAGGGATGCCACTGTATCGGCAAGAGAAACATTTGGAACGCTTCGGTATATCCATACCACGTCAGACTCTGGCTAATTGGATAGCGTACGGCGCCAATGCTTGGCTTGAGCTGATTTATAAAGAAATGCATGCCCGGTTATTGGAACTGGACATGGCCCACGCGGATGAGACGACATTACAAGTTTTATCCGAGCCGGAACGGCCCGCAACATCAAAATCCTATATGTGGCTGTATCGCTCCGGGCATACCGATGTTCCCATCGTCTTGTATGATTATCAACAACCCCGGGCTGGCAAACACCCCCGCCGATTCCTGGAAGGTTTCAAGGGATATCTGCATGTAGACGGTTACCCTGGCTACAACGGCTTAACCAATGTTACCTTGGTTGGATGCTGGGCGCATGCACGCCGTAAATTTACAGAAGCACTTCAGGCACTTCCTGAATCCGCAGCCACTACGTCTGTGAAAGCTAAAGAAGGCTTGGCTTTCTGTAATCAACTTTATGAAATTGAACGTAAATTAAAAGACGTAAGTCCAAAAGAACGCTATAAACAGCGTTTGGAACGCAGCCAACCTGTAATGGAGGCTTTTTTGGCATGGCTTCAAGAACAGACACCACGTGTACTACCCAAAAGTGCGTTAGGCAAAGCAATCAAATATTGTCGTAAACAATGGGAACATTTGGAGGCCTTTTTAGAGGATGGTCGTCTGGAAATTGATAATAACCGTGCGGAACGGTCCATCAAGCCTTTTGTGCTAGGTAGGAAAAATTGGCTTTTCAGTAATACCGCAAAAGGAGCAAGATCCAGTGCGATTATTTACAGTATTGTGGAGACAGCTAAGGAAAATGGATTAAATCCATTCAACTACCTCAGCTATTTGTTTGAAGAACTTCCCAATATGGATACGACGGATAAGGAGCAATTGGCTCAATACCTGCCATGGTCAGCAGCCCTCCCTCAAGAATGCCGCGTTCCTAATAAATCTAAATAA
- a CDS encoding DUF4209 domain-containing protein, whose translation MSLEDEINPWAIEAGAIRLAGYYKKNNNLDDVRRVIKKVEDAYKQHGEAATPMQVQGWLERLHELFTQFQLNQDAEEVRTEINKIGPKVKENLSAISHSMKISEKEIDEFVNSFLSDDINNDLARISVRFVPKKDQVEQQVLDLSNSSPLSFLMPKSLLGDDGRKVAEIGGIEDDLEGNVIHQITQNLSIESFFLSRILAKLKEHHRLNADGFLKILIESPVFSAERKEMLQKGLEMYFSKDYVSAIHILIPQIESAFRRLISLSGGSTLKPSKNYGGFRVKLFGELLNDPIIEQVFNEDFKLYFKMLFNDQRGLNLRNNISHGLSSINTFNETNANLLIHVLFSLSLIREAD comes from the coding sequence TTGAGTTTAGAAGATGAGATAAACCCTTGGGCTATTGAAGCAGGAGCAATAAGATTGGCAGGTTACTATAAAAAAAATAATAACCTTGATGATGTAAGAAGAGTGATTAAAAAAGTTGAAGATGCTTATAAACAACATGGTGAAGCAGCTACACCTATGCAGGTTCAAGGCTGGTTGGAACGACTTCACGAACTTTTTACTCAATTTCAGTTGAACCAAGATGCTGAAGAAGTTAGAACGGAAATAAACAAAATCGGTCCAAAGGTTAAAGAAAACTTATCCGCCATTTCTCATTCGATGAAGATATCAGAAAAGGAAATTGATGAATTTGTTAATTCATTTTTAAGTGACGATATAAATAATGACTTAGCTAGGATTTCAGTTAGATTTGTTCCTAAAAAGGATCAGGTGGAACAACAAGTTTTGGATCTATCAAATAGCTCCCCTCTATCTTTTTTAATGCCAAAATCACTACTGGGTGATGACGGTAGAAAAGTCGCTGAAATAGGTGGTATAGAAGATGACCTAGAGGGAAACGTGATTCATCAAATCACTCAAAATTTAAGTATTGAATCATTCTTTTTAAGTAGGATATTAGCCAAACTAAAAGAGCATCATAGACTAAATGCTGACGGCTTTTTAAAAATCTTAATTGAATCACCGGTATTTAGTGCAGAAAGAAAGGAAATGTTGCAAAAAGGCCTTGAAATGTACTTCAGCAAAGATTATGTATCTGCTATTCATATCTTAATCCCACAGATTGAGAGTGCCTTTCGAAGGTTAATATCCTTATCTGGTGGTTCAACTTTAAAACCATCAAAAAATTATGGTGGGTTTAGAGTGAAGTTATTTGGAGAACTTCTAAATGATCCTATCATTGAACAGGTATTTAATGAGGATTTCAAATTATATTTTAAAATGTTATTCAATGACCAAAGGGGATTAAATTTACGAAATAATATTAGTCACGGTTTAAGTAGTATTAATACTTTTAATGAAACAAATGCAAATTTATTAATACACGTTCTTTTTTCCTTATCATTGATTAGAGAGGCTGATTAG
- a CDS encoding GrpB family protein: MPITLLDYNSDWLKLFEQESKRIRSIPGNMALQVEYVESTPVSGLCAKPIIDILLVVPDSSDEEFYVCPMKEVGYTQVIF, translated from the coding sequence GTGCCGATTACCCTTCTAGACTATAATTCTGATTGGCTAAAACTATTCGAACAAGAGTCTAAAAGGATTCGTTCCATACCCGGCAATATGGCGTTACAGGTGGAATATGTTGAATCAACTCCAGTGTCGGGACTGTGTGCCAAGCCAATTATTGATATTCTACTAGTTGTTCCGGATTCTTCTGACGAGGAATTCTACGTCTGCCCTATGAAAGAAGTTGGCTATACGCAAGTCATTTTTTGA
- a CDS encoding sugar nucleotide-binding protein, which yields MKILLIIGASGLIGKAIIDECKSDFDVYGTFHSNTTSLSSKRQFQLGPQQHDKLKEIIKSVQPDIVVSCLRGEFDQQLEFHNQLALELQNISSRLYYFSTANVFDGDFSRHHVETDIPVAESDYGNFKIECENTLKQILGDGAIVIRIPAIWGKESPRMNLIREGIQGKETIDAYSNLECNNLLDTQLAKQLRFIIEKDLKGIFHLGSVDMMTQEAFFEVLIDALSGESEVLKSKLFNERKGKFYFGLRSNRNEIPDLSKNTNQSIISELVS from the coding sequence ATGAAAATATTACTGATTATTGGTGCCAGTGGCCTCATTGGAAAGGCTATCATTGATGAATGTAAAAGTGACTTTGACGTATATGGTACTTTTCATTCTAATACGACTAGCCTATCTAGTAAAAGGCAATTCCAGTTGGGACCTCAACAACATGACAAATTAAAAGAAATTATTAAATCGGTTCAGCCAGATATTGTTGTATCTTGCTTAAGAGGAGAATTCGATCAACAATTGGAGTTTCATAACCAGTTGGCCTTAGAATTACAAAACATCTCAAGTCGTCTTTATTATTTTTCTACTGCAAATGTGTTTGATGGTGATTTTTCAAGGCACCATGTGGAAACGGATATTCCTGTTGCTGAATCGGACTATGGAAATTTTAAAATCGAATGCGAGAATACATTGAAACAGATTTTAGGTGATGGAGCAATCGTTATTCGGATTCCGGCAATTTGGGGTAAGGAATCTCCAAGAATGAATTTGATCAGGGAAGGTATTCAAGGTAAGGAGACAATCGATGCATACAGTAATTTGGAATGTAACAACCTTTTGGATACTCAATTGGCAAAGCAATTACGATTTATTATCGAAAAGGATTTGAAAGGAATTTTTCACTTAGGATCAGTGGATATGATGACCCAGGAAGCATTTTTCGAAGTGCTTATAGATGCACTTTCGGGTGAGAGTGAAGTACTGAAATCCAAGTTATTTAACGAAAGGAAAGGTAAATTTTATTTTGGATTGCGTTCAAATCGAAACGAAATCCCGGATCTTTCAAAAAATACAAATCAAAGTATTATCTCTGAGCTTGTCAGCTAG
- a CDS encoding cupin, with protein sequence MEIYQFKKEAGKKITKFNSDFIMSRITQTQKVAHIGCMHLDKNGVIGYHQAVVPQLLLIVSGEGLVNGLTAIVIESEELNISSFMPLQQ encoded by the coding sequence ATGGAAATTTATCAATTTAAGAAAGAAGCAGGTAAGAAAATTACGAAATTCAATTCTGACTTTATTATGTCACGAATTACCCAAACTCAAAAAGTAGCACATATAGGATGTATGCATTTAGATAAGAATGGAGTAATTGGTTATCACCAAGCAGTTGTACCTCAGCTTCTTTTAATTGTATCTGGAGAAGGTTTAGTTAATGGGTTAACTGCAATTGTAATAGAAAGCGAAGAGTTGAACATTTCATCGTTTATGCCTTTACAGCAATAA